One Parageobacillus sp. KH3-4 genomic region harbors:
- the fba gene encoding class II fructose-1,6-bisphosphate aldolase codes for MALVSMREMLSQALEEKYAVGHFNINNLEFAQAILQAAEEEQSPVILAVSPGYIPHLGGLRTVAAIVKELIKEYNITVPVALHLDHGSSYEQCLQAIYAGFTSVMIDASHYPLERNIAETKKVVEAARVFGVSVEAEVGRIGGQEDNVIVDEAEAMYAIPEDCERFVKETGVDCLAPALGSVHGPYKGKPKLGFSEMEQIKRLTGVPLVLHGGTGIPLNDIRRAISLGTAKINVNTENQIAFTNMIRRVLKENIALYDPRKYLAEAREAIKNIVKQKMREFGSSGKAEKIHDKYRIKKTVL; via the coding sequence ATGGCGTTAGTATCGATGAGAGAGATGTTGAGTCAGGCATTAGAAGAAAAATATGCGGTAGGTCATTTTAATATTAATAACTTGGAATTTGCACAAGCTATTCTTCAGGCAGCGGAAGAAGAACAATCCCCGGTAATTTTGGCAGTGAGCCCAGGATACATTCCACATTTAGGAGGCTTACGAACAGTAGCAGCAATTGTAAAAGAATTAATAAAAGAATATAACATTACTGTTCCAGTTGCTCTCCATTTGGATCACGGTTCATCATACGAACAATGCTTACAAGCAATATATGCAGGATTTACTTCTGTCATGATTGATGCTTCACACTATCCTTTAGAAAGGAATATCGCGGAAACGAAAAAAGTAGTGGAGGCCGCTCGTGTTTTCGGTGTCTCAGTAGAAGCGGAAGTAGGCAGAATCGGAGGTCAAGAGGATAATGTCATTGTTGATGAAGCAGAGGCGATGTATGCAATTCCGGAAGACTGCGAACGTTTTGTGAAGGAGACTGGTGTCGACTGTCTTGCGCCAGCGTTGGGATCGGTTCATGGTCCATATAAAGGAAAACCAAAGCTGGGATTTTCAGAAATGGAACAGATCAAGCGATTAACTGGTGTACCGCTTGTTTTGCACGGTGGCACAGGAATTCCTCTTAATGATATTCGTAGAGCGATTTCGTTAGGTACAGCAAAAATTAATGTGAACACGGAAAATCAAATAGCGTTTACTAATATGATTCGACGTGTTTTAAAAGAAAATATTGCATTGTATGATCCGCGAAAATATTTGGCGGAAGCGAGAGAAGCAATAAAAAATATAGTAAAACAGAAAATGCGTGAATTTGGCTCATCAGGGAAGGCGGAAAAAATTCATGATAAGTACCGAATAAAAAAGACTGTTTTATGA
- a CDS encoding CoA-acylating methylmalonate-semialdehyde dehydrogenase, which yields MTTAAEVQILKNYIGGQWVESSSGKTEVVPNPATGEVLAYVPISNKEDLNKAVEAAKEAFKDWSKTPVPRRARILFKYQQLLVEHWEELARLVTLENGKSYSEAYGEVQRGIECVEFAAGVPTLMMGKQLPDIATGIESGMYRYPLGVVGGITPFNFPMMVPCWMFPLAIACGNTFVLKPSERTPILANRLAELFKEAGLPDGVLNIVHGAHDVVNGLLEHPDVKAISFVGSQPVGEYVYKTAAAYGKRVQALTGAKNHSIVMPDADLDLAVQQIMNAAFGSAGERCMATSVVVTVGDIADAFVEKLVKAANEIKIGNGLDEDVFLGPVIRESHKERTVKYIELGEKEGALLVRDGRKDAATNAKGYFIGPTIFDQVTTDMTIWKDEIFAPVLSIVRVNTLDEAIEVANKSPFANGACIYTKDGRNVRKFRDEIDAGMLGVNLGVPAPMAFFPFSGWKNSFYGDLHANGTDGVEFYTRKKMVTVRW from the coding sequence ATGACAACAGCGGCTGAAGTACAAATATTAAAAAATTATATTGGAGGACAATGGGTGGAATCATCTTCTGGAAAAACGGAAGTGGTTCCGAATCCAGCTACAGGAGAAGTTTTGGCCTATGTTCCTATTTCTAATAAGGAAGATTTAAATAAAGCTGTTGAAGCAGCAAAAGAAGCTTTTAAAGATTGGAGCAAAACGCCAGTACCACGTCGAGCTCGGATTTTATTTAAGTATCAACAACTGCTTGTTGAACATTGGGAAGAGCTTGCTCGCTTAGTAACGTTAGAGAACGGAAAGAGCTATAGCGAAGCATATGGAGAAGTTCAACGGGGGATAGAATGTGTTGAATTTGCAGCAGGAGTACCTACGTTAATGATGGGAAAACAGCTTCCAGATATCGCAACTGGCATTGAGTCTGGAATGTATCGTTATCCGCTAGGAGTAGTCGGGGGGATTACGCCATTTAACTTTCCAATGATGGTGCCATGCTGGATGTTCCCGTTAGCGATTGCTTGCGGAAATACGTTTGTCCTAAAACCATCTGAACGTACGCCGATACTTGCCAACCGTTTAGCAGAATTGTTTAAAGAAGCGGGGCTTCCGGATGGCGTGTTGAATATCGTTCATGGAGCACATGATGTGGTGAACGGGTTGTTAGAACATCCAGATGTGAAAGCAATTTCTTTTGTTGGTTCGCAACCTGTCGGTGAGTATGTATATAAAACAGCGGCCGCATATGGAAAGCGCGTTCAAGCGTTAACTGGGGCGAAGAATCATTCAATTGTTATGCCAGATGCTGACTTAGATTTAGCGGTTCAGCAAATTATGAATGCCGCATTTGGATCTGCTGGAGAAAGATGTATGGCTACTTCTGTTGTGGTTACTGTTGGAGATATTGCAGACGCATTTGTAGAGAAATTAGTAAAAGCGGCAAATGAGATTAAAATTGGAAACGGATTAGATGAGGATGTATTCCTTGGACCAGTCATTCGTGAATCGCATAAGGAACGAACAGTCAAATACATTGAACTTGGAGAAAAAGAAGGAGCACTTTTAGTGAGAGACGGTAGAAAAGATGCTGCGACAAATGCCAAAGGTTATTTTATCGGTCCAACCATTTTTGATCAAGTGACAACCGATATGACAATTTGGAAAGATGAAATTTTTGCGCCTGTTTTATCTATTGTTCGGGTAAATACATTGGATGAAGCAATTGAAGTTGCAAATAAATCTCCATTTGCTAACGGTGCTTGTATTTATACAAAAGATGGAAGAAATGTTCGGAAATTTCGGGATGAAATTGATGCGGGGATGTTAGGAGTCAACTTAGGAGTACCAGCACCAATGGCGTTTTTCCCATTTTCCGGGTGGAAAAATTCGTTTTATGGTGACCTTCATGCAAATGGAACAGATGGTGTTGAGTTTTATACACGCAAGAAAATGGTTACAGTTCGCTGGTAA
- the iolC gene encoding 5-dehydro-2-deoxygluconokinase, which produces MKYLTFDQQKPLDFIAIGRLCIDLNANEINRPMEETVTFTKYVGGSPANIAIGMSRLGMKTGFIGRVADDQMGRFIINYLKRNHIDTSNVVTDKSGSVTGLAFTEIKSPTDCSILMYRDNVADLKLEPNDIKEDYIKQAKALLISGTALAKSPSREAVFLALQYAKRHGVVVFFDLDYRPYTWKSHEETAIYYNLAAEKCDVIIGTREEFNIMERFESIKNNDERTAKQWFNYQAKIVVIKHGKEGSTAYTKEGEKFVGTIFPAKIIKTFGAGDSYAAAFIYGLMQGWDIPKAMEYGAAAASIVISSHSSSDAMPTLQQIEEFIQKYKSNQMITK; this is translated from the coding sequence ATGAAATATTTAACATTTGACCAACAAAAACCATTAGATTTTATTGCTATCGGACGGTTATGTATTGATTTAAACGCCAATGAAATTAACCGCCCAATGGAAGAAACGGTGACGTTTACAAAATATGTAGGCGGTTCTCCAGCCAATATTGCAATTGGAATGTCTCGTCTAGGGATGAAGACAGGATTTATTGGGCGTGTAGCAGACGATCAGATGGGAAGATTTATTATTAATTATTTGAAAAGAAATCATATTGATACATCCAATGTGGTTACCGATAAATCAGGAAGTGTGACAGGGCTTGCTTTCACTGAAATTAAAAGTCCAACTGATTGCAGCATTCTTATGTATCGGGACAATGTCGCTGATTTGAAACTGGAGCCAAATGATATAAAAGAAGACTATATTAAACAAGCAAAGGCTCTCTTAATTTCAGGAACGGCTTTAGCGAAAAGCCCATCTAGAGAGGCAGTGTTTTTAGCGTTACAATATGCGAAAAGACATGGAGTTGTTGTGTTCTTTGATTTAGATTACCGTCCTTATACGTGGAAATCTCATGAAGAAACAGCAATTTATTATAACTTAGCTGCAGAAAAATGTGACGTCATCATTGGAACAAGAGAGGAATTCAACATAATGGAGCGATTTGAAAGCATCAAAAATAATGATGAGAGAACAGCAAAACAGTGGTTTAATTACCAAGCAAAAATTGTCGTTATTAAGCATGGCAAAGAAGGTTCGACTGCTTATACAAAAGAAGGCGAGAAATTTGTGGGAACCATTTTCCCTGCTAAAATCATTAAAACATTCGGAGCTGGTGATTCATATGCTGCTGCCTTTATTTATGGATTAATGCAAGGATGGGATATTCCTAAAGCGATGGAATATGGGGCTGCTGCTGCTTCCATTGTTATTTCAAGCCATAGCAGTTCAGATGCGATGCCGACATTACAACAAATTGAAGAATTTATTCAGAAATATAAAAGCAATCAAATGATAACGAAATAA
- the iolB gene encoding 5-deoxy-glucuronate isomerase, translating to MSRLVISSHKPDKEGNVVRVTPQSAGWKYIGFEVYILQKGQKLRKETVNQEACLVLLSGKANVFTQYGQWKNIGERMSVFEKIPPYSVYVSSGDFYEVEAVTNLELAVCLAPGKGTYSARLISPSEIEVEIRGAGNIERRVHNILPEQKQADSLLVVEVFTPEGNWSSYPPHKHDQDNLPHESYLEETYYHKINPEHGFAIQRVYTDDRSLDETMVVKNGDVVLVPKGYHPVAAPPGYEVYYLNVMAGPVRTWKFHNDPDHEWVMGSRLAAKHSSSI from the coding sequence ATGAGTCGATTAGTTATTTCGAGTCACAAGCCGGATAAGGAAGGAAATGTAGTGAGAGTGACACCGCAATCTGCTGGATGGAAGTATATCGGATTCGAAGTATACATTCTACAAAAAGGGCAAAAGCTGCGGAAGGAAACGGTGAATCAAGAAGCATGCCTAGTTCTCCTTAGTGGAAAGGCAAATGTATTCACTCAATATGGACAATGGAAAAATATTGGTGAACGAATGAGCGTATTTGAAAAGATTCCTCCGTATTCTGTATATGTTTCTTCTGGAGATTTTTACGAAGTAGAGGCTGTAACAAATCTTGAATTAGCAGTCTGCTTGGCTCCAGGGAAAGGTACCTATTCTGCTAGATTAATTAGTCCTAGTGAGATAGAAGTAGAGATAAGAGGTGCAGGAAACATTGAACGAAGAGTTCATAATATTCTTCCGGAGCAAAAACAAGCTGATAGTTTACTAGTAGTAGAAGTATTTACACCGGAAGGTAACTGGTCTAGCTATCCGCCACACAAGCATGATCAAGATAATCTGCCTCATGAGTCTTATTTAGAAGAAACATACTATCACAAAATTAATCCGGAACATGGATTTGCTATACAAAGAGTGTATACTGATGATCGTTCGTTGGATGAAACAATGGTAGTCAAAAACGGAGATGTTGTTTTAGTGCCGAAAGGATATCATCCTGTTGCAGCACCGCCGGGATATGAAGTGTATTACTTAAATGTCATGGCAGGACCAGTTCGGACATGGAAATTCCACAATGATCCAGATCATGAATGGGTAATGGGAAGCAGGTTAGCAGCTAAACATTCATCATCTATATAA
- the iolE gene encoding myo-inosose-2 dehydratase: MGMNGIAENPFRVGIAPISWVNDDIPGLGDHYTQDQVLSEMASLGYIATEMGRLFSQDPSSLKSKLEKYGIQLASKFIGVLFSDEKCLEKELQSFQKWAEYLHEMGCKHVIVCEMGGSMHWDPRRSPEDKTIQKLTEKEWESLVEGLHRAARLCQSFDMKLVYHFHAGTVVETADEIDRLMELTDPNLVHLLYDTGHALYGGYDPLELLHKYEDRIEYVHLKDVRLNVLEQVRKENLDFRSAVLRGMFTVPGDGCIDFVPIFEKLIQIQYDGWIIVEAEQDPAVAHPYKYAKIAKDYIDSIVQTLMSTKQR, translated from the coding sequence ATGGGGATGAATGGAATAGCAGAAAATCCGTTTCGGGTTGGTATTGCTCCTATCAGCTGGGTCAATGACGATATTCCTGGTCTCGGAGACCATTATACACAAGATCAAGTATTATCGGAAATGGCTTCGTTGGGGTATATTGCAACTGAAATGGGAAGGCTTTTTTCGCAAGATCCTTCATCATTAAAATCAAAACTCGAAAAATACGGAATCCAATTAGCAAGCAAGTTTATTGGTGTATTATTTTCTGATGAAAAATGTTTAGAAAAGGAGCTGCAATCGTTTCAGAAATGGGCGGAATATTTACATGAAATGGGTTGTAAGCACGTCATCGTGTGTGAAATGGGTGGATCGATGCATTGGGATCCTCGCCGTTCACCTGAGGATAAAACAATTCAAAAGTTAACGGAGAAAGAATGGGAGTCGTTAGTTGAAGGTTTACATAGGGCTGCTAGACTATGTCAGTCATTCGATATGAAACTTGTTTATCATTTCCACGCTGGTACTGTGGTGGAAACTGCGGATGAAATTGACCGTTTAATGGAGTTAACGGATCCGAATCTTGTCCATTTACTATATGATACAGGGCATGCATTGTACGGTGGTTACGATCCACTAGAACTTTTGCATAAGTATGAGGATCGAATCGAATATGTTCATTTAAAAGATGTTCGGCTTAATGTTCTTGAACAAGTGAGAAAGGAGAATCTTGATTTTCGTAGCGCTGTGTTACGTGGAATGTTTACCGTGCCGGGAGATGGTTGCATTGATTTTGTTCCGATTTTTGAAAAATTGATACAAATTCAATATGACGGTTGGATTATTGTTGAAGCGGAACAAGATCCTGCTGTTGCGCATCCATATAAGTACGCAAAAATAGCAAAGGATTATATTGATTCGATTGTTCAAACTTTGATGTCTACAAAACAACGATAA
- the iolD gene encoding 3D-(3,5/4)-trihydroxycyclohexane-1,2-dione acylhydrolase (decyclizing), with protein MRTVRLTTAQALIRFLNQQYVEFDGKEQKFVKGIFTIFGHGNVLGIGQALEEDPGELEVYQGRNEQGMAHAAIAFAKQKHRKQIMACTSSVGPGAANMVTAAATASANNIPVLLLPGDTFATRQPDPVLQQIEHYHDLTISTNDAFRAVSKYWDRISRPEQLMTAMINAMRVLTDPADTGAVTIALPQDVQGEVYDFPEYFFRKRVHRIERRVPTIDAVKDAVELIRRKKKPIIICGGGVRYSEAAETLKRFSEKFHIPYGETQAGKSAIESTHAYNLGGIGVTGNLAANMIVKEADLVIGIGTRFSDFTTGSKQLFQNPDVDFLTINVSEYHAYKLDAVKVVADAKLALLALERELERIGYRSEYTNEIELAKSKWNDELRRLYKVRYNEQGFVPEIAGHLDEVLPEFYELFGSCLTQTEVIGVINELIDEDAIIIGASGSLPGDLQRMWISRKPNTYHMEYGYSCMGYEISGALGVKMAEPEKEVYAFVGDGSYLMLHSELITSIQERKKINILLFDNAGFGCINNLQMEHGMGSFVTEFRYRNMETGRLDGNFITIDFAQSAAGYGVKTYKVYTLDQLKEAIADAKTQTVSTLIDIKVLPKTMTHGYESWWHVGVAGTSRNPKVMEAYAKKESELKKARKY; from the coding sequence ATGAGGACGGTTCGATTAACGACTGCGCAGGCATTAATTAGGTTTTTAAATCAACAATATGTTGAATTCGATGGAAAAGAGCAAAAATTTGTCAAAGGAATTTTTACAATTTTCGGACATGGGAATGTACTTGGAATTGGTCAAGCGCTTGAAGAAGATCCTGGGGAATTAGAAGTGTACCAAGGTCGTAATGAGCAAGGAATGGCACATGCGGCGATTGCCTTTGCGAAGCAGAAACATCGAAAACAGATTATGGCATGTACTTCTTCTGTAGGCCCAGGAGCAGCCAATATGGTAACAGCAGCTGCAACTGCTTCAGCTAATAATATTCCAGTCTTATTGCTTCCAGGAGATACGTTTGCAACAAGGCAACCTGATCCGGTTCTTCAACAAATTGAACATTATCATGATTTAACGATTTCTACGAATGATGCCTTCCGCGCTGTCAGTAAGTATTGGGATCGAATCAGTCGTCCAGAGCAACTCATGACGGCAATGATTAATGCGATGAGGGTATTGACGGATCCGGCAGACACAGGTGCAGTCACCATTGCTCTACCACAAGATGTTCAAGGAGAGGTATATGATTTTCCTGAGTATTTTTTCCGAAAGCGTGTTCATCGCATTGAGCGCCGTGTGCCGACTATTGATGCGGTGAAAGATGCAGTGGAGCTGATTCGCAGAAAGAAAAAGCCAATTATTATTTGCGGCGGGGGTGTTCGCTATTCGGAAGCTGCGGAAACATTAAAAAGATTTTCTGAAAAATTTCACATTCCTTACGGTGAAACACAGGCTGGCAAAAGCGCAATTGAAAGCACACATGCTTATAATCTTGGGGGAATTGGGGTAACTGGTAATCTTGCTGCCAATATGATTGTGAAAGAAGCTGATCTTGTTATCGGAATTGGTACAAGGTTTTCGGATTTTACGACTGGTTCAAAACAGTTGTTCCAAAATCCAGATGTAGACTTTTTAACAATTAATGTGTCCGAATATCATGCATATAAGCTTGATGCGGTGAAAGTCGTTGCTGATGCCAAACTAGCACTTTTAGCCCTTGAACGTGAGTTGGAGAGGATTGGTTATCGTTCTGAATATACAAATGAAATTGAACTAGCAAAATCAAAATGGAACGATGAATTAAGACGTTTGTATAAAGTACGATACAATGAACAGGGATTTGTACCAGAAATTGCTGGTCACCTAGATGAAGTGCTTCCTGAGTTTTATGAATTATTTGGTTCTTGTTTGACACAAACAGAGGTAATTGGGGTTATCAATGAACTTATTGATGAAGATGCGATTATCATCGGAGCGTCAGGAAGTTTGCCAGGTGATTTACAGCGAATGTGGATATCGCGTAAACCGAATACGTATCATATGGAATACGGATATTCGTGCATGGGATATGAAATTTCAGGGGCTCTCGGGGTGAAGATGGCGGAACCAGAGAAAGAAGTATATGCGTTTGTAGGTGACGGAAGTTATTTAATGCTTCATTCAGAGTTGATTACTAGCATTCAAGAACGGAAAAAAATCAATATTTTGTTATTCGATAACGCAGGGTTTGGATGCATTAACAACTTACAAATGGAACATGGAATGGGTAGCTTCGTCACAGAATTTCGTTACCGTAATATGGAAACGGGACGTTTGGACGGAAACTTCATCACCATTGATTTTGCACAAAGCGCTGCAGGCTATGGTGTGAAAACATATAAAGTTTACACGCTTGATCAGTTAAAGGAAGCTATCGCGGATGCGAAAACCCAAACAGTATCGACACTAATTGATATTAAAGTTCTCCCGAAAACGATGACACATGGTTATGAATCATGGTGGCATGTTGGCGTTGCCGGAACTTCTCGTAATCCAAAAGTAATGGAAGCCTATGCTAAGAAAGAAAGCGAATTGAAAAAAGCTCGAAAATACTGA
- a CDS encoding sugar phosphate isomerase/epimerase has translation MKIAFNQATTMKKSTLKADLELCERYGYDLIEIRLDKLRDYLIGDTVEELKEFFEHHRIKPYAFNALEFITFRDREEYTQIQNDLQFLCEVGEKINCKTVIAVPSFDIGDYTISEIKHETVRVLHELAQLAEPYGVRLALEFCGYPNCSVNTFAQAYDIVQEVNRDNVGIVLDCFHFYAMNSRIEDLQAADPSKIFVFHIDDCEDLPFGALRDHHRVWPGDGAIDLDQILRTLKEIGYCEMASVELFRPEYWEWDIEKTIKTAKEKTEKILSNYFELSRS, from the coding sequence ATGAAAATTGCATTTAATCAAGCAACAACGATGAAGAAATCCACATTAAAAGCGGATTTAGAACTCTGTGAGAGATATGGATATGATTTGATTGAGATTCGATTAGATAAGTTAAGAGATTATCTTATTGGCGATACAGTAGAAGAGTTAAAAGAATTTTTTGAACATCACCGAATCAAGCCGTATGCATTTAATGCGTTGGAGTTTATTACATTCAGAGATCGAGAAGAATATACACAAATACAAAATGATTTGCAGTTTTTATGTGAGGTTGGTGAAAAAATCAACTGCAAAACAGTGATTGCTGTTCCAAGTTTTGATATTGGTGATTATACAATATCGGAAATAAAACATGAAACGGTTCGGGTGTTACACGAGCTAGCGCAATTGGCGGAACCATATGGAGTGCGATTGGCGTTGGAATTTTGTGGGTATCCAAATTGTTCAGTCAATACTTTTGCTCAAGCGTATGATATTGTTCAAGAAGTAAATCGAGATAATGTTGGTATTGTACTAGATTGTTTCCATTTTTACGCAATGAATTCCCGTATCGAAGATTTACAAGCCGCAGACCCATCAAAAATTTTCGTATTTCATATTGATGATTGCGAAGATTTACCTTTTGGAGCGCTACGCGACCATCATCGTGTGTGGCCAGGAGATGGGGCTATTGATCTAGATCAAATTTTGCGTACATTAAAAGAGATTGGCTATTGTGAAATGGCATCGGTCGAATTATTTCGCCCGGAATACTGGGAATGGGATATAGAAAAAACGATTAAGACGGCTAAAGAGAAAACAGAAAAAATATTGAGTAACTATTTTGAGTTAAGCAGATCGTGA
- a CDS encoding sugar ABC transporter permease, giving the protein MNSQVSVVNKSEKSKQSISSKERVSRILHKYGMLFILIALVILMSVLSPTFFTTGNLLNIVRQMSVVGIVAIGVTIVIITTGIDLSSGSVIALVSVVAASFAHPDTYPVAVPIIIGLGLGLLTGIINGTIISKANIAPFIVTLGMMTAARGAALLFSDGRPIGNLSDSFRFIGQGTVAGIPVPIIIFGFVGLVSYILLNKTKFGKYVYAIGGNEQAAIIAGVNVDKYKILVYAYAGLLSGLAGIILTSRISSGQPTAGMMYELDAIAAAVIGGTSLSGGIGTIGGTIIGALIIGVLNNGLDLLNVSPYWQQILKGVIITVAVFIDSRKNRKS; this is encoded by the coding sequence ATGAATAGCCAAGTGTCTGTTGTGAATAAATCGGAAAAATCGAAGCAGTCCATTAGTTCCAAAGAAAGAGTTTCTCGTATTTTACACAAATATGGAATGTTATTTATCCTTATTGCATTAGTTATCCTCATGTCTGTTCTTTCTCCAACATTTTTTACAACCGGGAACTTATTGAATATTGTTAGGCAAATGTCTGTAGTAGGAATAGTAGCTATCGGTGTTACGATCGTTATAATTACCACTGGAATAGATTTATCGTCAGGATCTGTCATTGCGCTTGTGTCGGTTGTAGCGGCTAGTTTTGCCCATCCGGATACGTATCCGGTTGCCGTCCCGATTATCATTGGTCTAGGCTTGGGACTTCTTACAGGTATTATCAATGGAACAATTATTTCAAAAGCAAACATTGCCCCATTTATTGTCACATTAGGAATGATGACGGCTGCAAGAGGAGCTGCGCTGTTGTTTAGTGATGGAAGACCGATTGGAAACTTGTCGGATTCCTTTAGGTTTATTGGTCAAGGGACAGTGGCAGGTATTCCAGTTCCAATTATTATCTTTGGATTTGTAGGATTGGTTTCATATATTCTTTTGAATAAAACAAAGTTTGGTAAATATGTATATGCTATTGGTGGTAATGAACAAGCAGCGATTATTGCTGGTGTTAATGTAGATAAGTATAAGATTTTGGTATATGCATATGCTGGTTTACTATCAGGTCTTGCTGGAATTATTTTAACGTCTCGTATATCATCTGGTCAGCCAACGGCAGGCATGATGTATGAATTGGATGCAATTGCTGCGGCTGTTATCGGTGGTACAAGTCTTTCTGGTGGAATTGGCACGATTGGCGGTACAATTATTGGAGCGCTTATTATTGGAGTCTTGAATAATGGTCTGGATTTGCTAAATGTTTCACCATATTGGCAACAAATTTTAAAAGGAGTCATTATAACTGTTGCTGTATTTATTGACTCTCGGAAAAATAGAAAATCGTAG
- a CDS encoding sugar ABC transporter ATP-binding protein: protein MSKDYILEMIDITKEFPGVKALDGVQFNVKKGTVHALMGENGAGKSTLMKILIGIYTPDKGKIIFDGEELKLSTIKQALDKGISMIHQELSPIPNMTVAENIFLGREPSYRFTGWVKKKELEEKTRKLFERLEIDIDPNTKMSELSIANTQMVEIAKAISYNSKLIIMDEPTSAITEKEVHHLFNIIRSLKKEGVSVIYITHKMDEIEQITDEVTVLRDGKYIGTKQSNQITKDELIQMMVGRELNQIFHKQPAEIKEVALSVKGLTKKGKFENISFEVRKGEIVGFAGLMGSGRTEVLESVFGVTPPDSGEVYVHGKKVTIRSTRDAIKYGMGLLTEDRKLTGLFLPLSVQDNMITVTVDQYTKGGFLQQRKIRDDCQRLAEQLAIKTPNLQQLIKYLSGGNQQKALIARWLLYDPDILLLDEPTRGIDVGAKSEIYNLIFELARKGKAIVVVSSELPEILGLSDRIIVMHEGRKTGELSREEATQERIMELATG from the coding sequence ATGAGTAAAGACTATATTTTAGAAATGATCGATATTACAAAGGAATTTCCAGGAGTGAAAGCGCTCGATGGTGTACAGTTTAACGTTAAAAAAGGAACAGTCCATGCATTAATGGGAGAAAATGGTGCTGGAAAATCAACATTAATGAAAATACTAATAGGAATTTATACTCCTGATAAAGGAAAAATTATATTTGATGGAGAGGAGCTAAAACTTTCCACCATTAAACAAGCTCTTGATAAAGGGATTTCTATGATTCATCAAGAACTTAGCCCGATACCAAATATGACAGTAGCGGAAAATATTTTTCTAGGCAGAGAGCCTAGCTATAGATTTACCGGATGGGTGAAAAAGAAAGAATTAGAAGAAAAAACAAGAAAGTTATTTGAAAGATTGGAGATCGATATCGATCCTAATACTAAAATGTCTGAACTTAGCATTGCTAATACTCAAATGGTTGAAATTGCGAAAGCGATTTCTTATAACTCTAAGCTGATCATTATGGATGAACCTACATCTGCCATTACAGAAAAGGAAGTCCATCACCTATTTAATATTATTCGTTCTTTGAAAAAAGAAGGTGTGTCAGTCATTTATATTACCCATAAGATGGATGAAATAGAGCAGATTACAGATGAAGTAACGGTATTAAGAGATGGAAAATATATAGGAACGAAGCAAAGCAATCAGATTACGAAAGATGAACTTATACAAATGATGGTAGGAAGAGAATTAAATCAAATTTTTCATAAACAACCTGCAGAAATTAAAGAGGTAGCATTATCAGTAAAAGGATTAACGAAAAAAGGAAAGTTTGAAAATATTAGTTTTGAAGTAAGAAAAGGGGAAATTGTAGGTTTTGCTGGATTGATGGGTTCAGGGAGAACAGAAGTTTTAGAGAGTGTTTTTGGAGTTACTCCTCCCGATTCTGGAGAAGTCTATGTTCATGGTAAAAAAGTAACCATTCGTTCCACAAGAGATGCCATTAAATATGGAATGGGATTATTAACAGAAGATAGGAAGTTAACGGGATTATTCCTACCATTATCCGTTCAAGATAACATGATTACCGTAACTGTCGATCAATATACAAAGGGTGGATTTTTGCAACAAAGAAAAATTCGTGATGATTGTCAGAGACTAGCTGAACAATTAGCAATTAAAACGCCAAATTTGCAACAACTTATTAAATATTTAAGTGGTGGAAATCAACAAAAGGCGCTAATTGCTAGATGGTTACTTTATGATCCTGACATTTTGCTTTTGGATGAACCAACGAGAGGAATTGATGTAGGTGCAAAATCGGAAATTTATAATTTGATTTTTGAGTTAGCTAGAAAGGGAAAAGCAATTGTTGTTGTTTCTTCAGAACTACCGGAAATATTAGGATTAAGTGATCGAATTATCGTGATGCATGAAGGAAGAAAAACAGGTGAATTGTCTAGAGAAGAAGCGACACAAGAACGAATCATGGAATTAGCAACTGGATAA